From one Triticum urartu cultivar G1812 chromosome 3, Tu2.1, whole genome shotgun sequence genomic stretch:
- the LOC125548879 gene encoding mannose/glucose-specific lectin-like, with product MANFQITPRAAFVESNELNFRSMYLFHTPLGSNQNQSGIIDSNVTTGLGATVVNNWPICDGPSPGATVVARAQGLHIYAGNWQNTFSITFEVERFKGSTLQVMGISVEEGEWAIVGGTGQFAMATGVIYKKFHEQRSDGNIIELTVHGFCPMLKGSQSLPTKVGPWGGNGGSDKDIVEAPRRIESITVSSGTIIDSIKFSYVDQAGQKRTVGPWGGCGGKQNTFVLGTSEFVKEVSGTFGLYGRDNHNIITSLKFVTNMKTYGPFGQAKGTTFTIPVQKNSSIVGFFGRSGIYLDALGVYVHPL from the exons ATGGCCAATTTCCAGATAACTCCCCGCGCCGCGTTCGTGGAGAGCAATGAGCTCAACTTCCGCAGCATGTACCTTTTCCACACTCCCCTTGGTTCAAACCAGAATCAGTCAGGCATAATAGACTCGAATGTTACTACCGGTTTGGGTGCGACCGTCGTTAACAACTGGCCGATATGTGATGGCCCTAGCCCCGGCGCCACCGTTGTTGCGCGTGCACAAGGCCTGCATATCTATGCCGGTAACTGGCAGAATACTTTCAGCATAACATTCGAGGTTGAAAG GTTTAAGGGATCAACGCTTCAAGTGATGGGGATATCCGTTGAAGAAGGTGAGTGGGCTATTGTTGGTGGGACAGGACAGTTCGCTATGGCGACCGGTGTCATCTACAAAAAGTTCCATGAGCAAAGGAGCGACGGTAACATCATAGAGCTCACTGTCCATGGATTTTGTCCCATGCTTAAAGGTTCACAG AGCCTTCCCACAAAGGTTGGACCATGGGGTGGAAATGGAGGCTCAGATAAAGACATCGTCGAGGCACCAAGACGTATAGAGAGCATCACAGTTAGCAGCGgcaccatcattgattcaatcaAATTTTCTTATGTCGACCAAGCTGGTCAGAAGCGCACTGTTGGACCCTGGGGAGGTTGTGGAGGAAAacaaaatacg TTCGTACTCGGCACTTCTGAGTTTGTGAAGGAAGTTTCCGGAACATTCGGCCTTTATGGCAGAGACAACCACAACATAATAACATCACTGAAATTTGTCACCAACATGAAGACATACGGGCCTTTCGgacaagcaaagggaaccactTTTACCATACCCGTGCAAAAGAATAGCAGCATCGTGGGCTTCTTCGGACGCAGTGGGATATATCTCGACGCGCTTGGTGTCTACGTGCACCCTCTCTAA